One Betta splendens chromosome 16, fBetSpl5.4, whole genome shotgun sequence genomic window carries:
- the dut gene encoding deoxyuridine 5'-triphosphate nucleotidohydrolase, mitochondrial isoform X2, producing MPVLEVTDAAPVSPSKKPRTETNLTEERPVLRFARLSNHATTPTRGSSKAAGYDLYSAYDYSIGSMDKAIVKTDIQIAVPHGCYGRVAPRSGLAAKHFIDVGAGVVDEDYRGNLGVVLFNFSKETFEVRKGDRVAQLLCEKICYPDLVEQETLDETDRGAGGFGSTGHN from the exons ATGCCCGTCCTAGAAGTTACAGATGCAgctccagtgtctccatcaAAGAAGCCACGGACAGAAACAAATCTTACAGAGGAGAGACCTGTCCTCAGATTCGCCAGGCTTTCTAATCATGCTACAACACCGACCAGAGGATCATCTAAAGCTGCAGGATATGACCTGTACAG TGCATATGATTACTCCATTGGTTCCATGGACAAGGCCATTGTGAAGACAGACATTCAGATAGCAGTTCCCCATGGCTGCTATGGAAGAGTGG cCCCGAGATCTGGATTGGCAGCAAAACATTTCATTGATGTTGGTG CTGGTGTTGTAGATGAAGACTATAGAGGAAACTTGGGAGTTGTGCTCTTCAACTTCAGCAAAGAGACCTTCGAAG TGAGAAAAGGCGACAGAGTGGCTCAGCTTTTGTGCGAGAAGATCTGCTACCCAGATCTAGTGGAGCAAGAG ACACTAGATGAGACAGATCGTGGAGCTGGAGGCTTTGGATCAACTGGACACAATTAA